In Thermobaculum terrenum ATCC BAA-798, the DNA window CCTATGCTATAGAAGGCTTTTCAACTAAGGAGATCACGTAAGCGCCAAGTTGGCTATATAGTAAGTTATCAATACGACCCATAAAAGACCATCTATACGATCTAGCAAACCGCCGTGCCCAGGGATTATGTTGCCAGAATCTTTCACCCCAACAGCTCTCTTTACGAACGATTCTGCGAGATCGCCCATCTGACAGGCAAAGGCAAGCGCTAGCCCTACTATAGGGCCCCAGGTAAGGCTTATAGGCAGTCGAAACAAGGGTACAAGAATTGTAACTAACAGGATAGTGAAAACTGTTGAAGCTACGGCCCCTTCGACAGTCTTCCCTGGGCTGATTTTGGGCGCTAGCTTCCTTCTTCCAAACATACTACCAGCTATATAAGCACTAGTATCTGTAACCCATGTAGAGATTATGGCCAAGATAAGCCATTCACGCCCTGACTCCAACCCCCTAATAAGCTCTATATGAGCCATGGGTAAACCTACGTACAGGCTGGAGCCTGTCGTAAATAACCAAGGAATCATACCCTCCTTGGGGCTGAGACGTAGCACAGAAAACGCCGCAGGTGATAACACGCTGGCACAGCATGCAAATAACACCCAAGACAACTTACCAGTCATGTTAGCCAAAGCGCCGCTTATCACAAGAGAGATCGTAAGTAGAAGCAACAACCCAAGAGACATGCCTGGATAAAGAGGGGAGACCATCCTGTACAGCTCAAGCGCCCCAATAAAGGCAAGCGCTATTAGTAATAGAATCAATATGGGTCTGGGGCTATAGACAACCGCTGCTGCAACAATTACAACTAGGATGCTGCTAATAGACCTGATTAGAAACCCCGAAGGCAAGGCTTAATCCTCTTCAAGAAGTCCCCCAAATTTGCGCTGCCGACGACCGTAGTCTTCAACCGCCTGCTTCAGATGTTCCTTGGTGAAGTCTGGCCAGAATACTGGTGTGGACCAATACTCTGCATAGGCTGCTTGCCAAATGAGAAAATTGGAAAGCCTCATCTCTCCTGCCGTTCGAATGATAAGATCAGGGTCGGGTAGTCCTGCAGTGTAAAGATATTGACTAAATAGGTGCTCGTCTATCTTGTCTGGTGGAACACCCTCTAATATAATCCTCTTGACAGCATGAACAATTTCAGCTCTACCTCCATAATTATATGCAACACTTAGAACTAGTCTGTCATTGTATTTTGTAAGCTCGAGAGCTTTCCTTATCTCGTGCTGCAGATGCTCGGGAAGTTCATCCAGGCTACCAAGGTGACGTATCTGAACACCGTTCTTGTGAAGCTCAGGCGTCTCGGTTTTGAGGACATTCTCCAGTATGGAGAGAAGCATTGATACTTCCTCTGGCGGGCGAGACCAGTTCTCAGTGGAGAACGCATAGACAGTAAGGTACTTGATGCCCAATTCTACACATGCCTCTACCACATTGCGTATGTTACGCACACCTGCCCGATGGCCCTCGTACCTCGGCAAACCGTGACTAACGGCCCACCGACCATTACCGTCCATAATGATACCAATGTGATTGGGTATACCGTTACTCAAACTGTCAGTATCTCCTGCTCCTTTTGCTCACCAAGGCTATCGGCTTCCTTAATATATTTATCGGTCAGCTGCTGCAGCTTCTCCTGAGCTCTACGAGCCTCGTCCTCACTGATCATCTTCTCATGCTGCATCTGTTTGATATCGTTCATAACATCACGACGAATGTTTCTGATAGCTACCCTATCCTCTTCAACCCGCTGGCGGACCATTTTGACCAAACTTCGCCTTCGTTCCTCTGTTAGAGGCGGAACAAGTATGCGTATAATCTTGCCATCGTTCGAGGGATTAAGCCCAAGCTCGGATTTCTGTATAGCTTTTTCAATAGGTCCTATAGAATTAGGATCCCAAGGAGTAATAGCTATCATTCTTGGCTCAGGCACAGATATGCTGGCAAGTTGAATCAGAGGTGTTGGTACCCCGTAGTACTCGACCTCTATATGCTCTACAAGCCCTGGAGTTGCTCTACCTGATCTTATGTTAGCTAGATCTTTCTTGAGAACATCGATGCTATGACGCATACGCTTTTCGGCATCTGCCAACAAGTCGTCTATCATCTCGAACTCCTCCCAACAATCAATATTTTTGACCGTAGTTTAGCTTACTACAGTTCCAAGCTTATCGCCCGATATGACTCTTACTATACTGTCTGGTTCTTGGATCCCAAATACCAACACAGGTAGAGAGTTTTCCTGACAGAGAGCAAGCGCTGGGCCATCTATAACCTTAAGGCCAAGTTGGATGGCCTCCTTAAAGGTAATTTCATCATACTTTACAGCATCAGGATAGACATTAGGATCAGAGGAATAAACACCATCAACATTATTTTTAGCAAACAGAATAACTTCCGCATGCAGCTCAAGCGCACGGAGTGCAGCAGCAGTATCCGTACTGAAGTACGGATTGCCTGTGCCAGCTGCGAGTATCACTACTCGACCTTTCTCCATGTGTCTTATCGCACGCCTTCTAATATATGGCTCAGCAACTTGTGGCATCTCTATGGCAGTCATAACCCTGGTTTCACAATCCATCTTTTCAAGGGCATCTTGTAAAGCCAGGGAATTAAGAACTGTAGCAAGCATACCCATGTAGTCAGCTACTGCCCTATCCATACCGTGTGATGCTGCGCTTAGTCCTCGCCATATATTGCCTCCGCCCAGCACAACAGCAACTTGTACTCCCTGAGATGCCACGCGCTTTATCTGCCCTGCTATATCTCTCACTACTTCAGGATCTATCCCATACCCCATCTTGCCCATCAAGGCCTCACCGCTTAACTTGAGAAGAACGCGATTGTATTTGGCCACAGGACATCACCCCCTATTCCTGCTTAGAAGGCTTACATAATAGAGCCAATACGATAATATACAAAAGGGGGCGCTTTTTGCGCCCCCTTCTAGCGGAAACTATTCTTCACCGAGTGCAAACCTGCAAACTCTACGAAGAACTATGTTTTCACCAACCCGAGCAATAGTATCGTTAATCAGATCCTGAATAGTCTTGCTAGAATCACGGTTGTAGGCTTGAGAAAGGAGTTCCTCTACAGAGCCCGCCCCATTAGCTGCAGCCTGCATTGCTATTTCTCTGGCGAGATTCTTGAAATCGTCAGTGCGCGCCACGAAGTCGGTCTCACAATTGAGCTCTATGAGAGCTCCAAGCCTACCAGCATGTACATAGGACTCTATAAGTCCCTGCTTGGCCTCTCTGCCGGCCTTCTTTGCTACTACTGATAGCCCCTTCTCGCGCAGGATCTCAGCTGCTCGCTCGATATCACCACCAGCCTCTTCGAGAGCTCTACGGGCATCCATTATGCCAGCACCTGTTCTTTCTCTTAGTTCTATAATCGCTTCCTTAGATATAGTCACCTTGGCTTTCCTCCTAATAAATACTATGTTTGTTTTTACACAAAAAAGAGGGTCGGAGCACCGCCCCTACCCTCCGACTTGTACCCTATATTTAGAGCTGAACCTACACGGTAGCTAGATCTGACTCGCTCTCGGATTCCTCATCCGAGCTCTCAGCATTTGCCTCGCTACTACCCTGTGCTGCGGTAGGTGCAGATTCCTCAGGCTCAAAGACCGTCTGCAGCTCTTCTATCACCTCTGGCCCTTCGACAAAGACCTCTTCACCCTCTTCAGCAGCTAGGCTCTCTCTACGCATTCTACCTTCAAGAGCAGCATCGGCTATTTTGCTGGTTATCAACCTAACCGCTCTAATGGCATCATCATTCGCTGGTATTACCCAGTCTATTACATCCGGGTCGCAGTTAGTATCCACCATAGCTACTACTGGAATGCCCAATCTATTGGCTTCCGATACTGCTATGTACTCCTTTCTGGGATCAACCACGTAAACAATCGAAGGCAAACTATCCATGCCTCTTAGACCGCCCAGCATCTTATTGAGCCTCTCAAGCTCCCTCTCGAGCTTCAGGGCTTCTTTTTTAGGTAGGCGGTCAAAGTCGCCCTCAAGCTTTCTGCGCTCTAGCTCTTCCATAGTACGGAGCCTGGACTTGATAGTAACAAAGTTGGTGAGCATACCGCCCATCCAGCGCTGGTTAACGTAGAACTGTCCAGCACGGGTTGCTTCTTCTGCTATGGCATCCTGGGCCTGCTTCTTAGTACCAACGAAAAGGACTGTGCCACCATTAGCTACAGTATCGGCAACAAAGTCGTAAGCTTCGTTGAGCGCACGTACAGTCTGAGCCAGATCGATTATGTGGATACCATTGCGCTCGGTGAATATATAAGGCTTCATCTTTGGGTTCCATCGCTTTGCCTGATGCCCAAAGTGAACGCCTGCTTCTAACAAAGCTTTCATATTGATTACGTTTGCCAAATGACAACCTCCTTTTTATTAATCCTCCGCTCCCTTCTTCAACCAGGGACCAGAATATACATCTGGCAGGACCTAGCCATCCGGGAACGTGCGTTTTTTATACACTCACCAGTATAACACACCGTACCCAGCGGAGTAAGGTAGACTATCATCCTACCCCTTCTTATGAATAAATGCTAATCCGACCTATATGCCAAAGTTTTCCCTAAGAAACTGACGATTGTGTCTTGCGGACTCAAGCGGCGATAGCTTAGTTGTATCCTGTTCGACAATGATCCATCCAGAATAATTGTGCTCATCCAAGGCGTTGAAAAAGCCTCTGAAGTCCAGACCGCCTTTCCCAAATTCAGTAAAAATACCCATATAGAGGGCTTCTCTAAATCCCAAGTTTTCTTGTTTACACTTATCAAGCACACCCATATCTACATCTTTTAGATGCACGTATATGATGCGATCACCATACTTCTTACATACATCTAGGACATCACCACCACCATATAGGAGGTGCCCCACATCCAGGCACAGACCGATCTTATAAGGATCGGTCAAACTCATTAGCTCGTCTAACTCCCTTTCTGTCTCTACGTACGTGCCTGCATGGTTATGAAAAGCAACTCTAACTCCTAATTGGGCACAGGCATCTGCAATCTTATGTAGTCCCTCAGCCATCGATAGCCATTCATCTTCACCCATCTCAGCATCGTCTGGTACGTGTCCTGCCATGGCCCAACGTTCAGGAGAACCCGAATCTGCCACAACTACCACATCAACTCCAATGGAGTTAAGAAACTTAGCTGTGCGAGTAACCAGTTCAATGTCAGCTGCGTGATTGCCCCTGACTCTGAGGTTAGTAGGACAATATTGAGAAGCCGGCCTAAGCCCCCTTCTAGCTAAGTCATCTAACAGTTTATTGGGATCTGTGGGGAAGTCCCGACCTATCTCTGTACCTTCGTAACCAGCTTGTGCCATCTCATCAAGCATCTGTTCATAAGGCGTGGGAGGCCTGTAGCCTGGTACGTCAACGTTGTTCCAATTTATAGGAGCCGTGCCTACACTGACATTAAGAGACATATTTACTAACCCTCTATCGTTATATTTCTTCTTGTGTAACTATCTCCCATTCATCGGGCTCAATACCAAACTCCCTACATGCTTGAAGCATGGCATCTTCTTCGGTGTCGTAGTAAATATCTGCCTGCGGGCGGCCGTCCTTGCTTAGGTAAAAGAGGTAACACCCTACATCCCCCTTATATCGAATAATCTCTAGGTGGCTAACTGCATCTCCACCTCCCATCCATGCCGGTATCTGCTCAGTACGGAGTTTTACCTTACGTAAAAGTACGTAACTGCTCATCCCCTTACCCCTAGATTCATAAAGGAATTTGAACCCAATCGCGGCTTTTTCTGCTTCTGGTTGCTGCGTCAGCTACCAAAAGAGCTTTAACAGCATCATCTACCCCTGGAGAAGGGATCTTTCCAGCTAGTATTGCATCAACAAAAGCTTGTATCTCGTCTCTATATGCGTCGCGGAATCTTTCTGTAAACAGTGTATGCCTGTCTATTACTATCCCTCTTTGATCGTATAACCGGGTAGGAAACTTCTCATCTAGCTCGGTTACTACCTTGCCTTTCGAACCATAAACTTCAGCGCGAATTTCATAACCCCATGGAGCCCTCCAAGCATTATGTACAACCCCCATAGCTCCGCTAGAAAACCTTAGAATGACAAGTCCGTAGTCTACATCATCGATTTCTTCTAGTTGCTTATCCACAAGTACAGCCCCATGAGCATACACAGACTCTATTTCCAACCCAGTCAAGAAACGTGCCGCATCGAAATCATGCACACCCAGATCCCAGAATAAGCCTCCGCTGGTCTTCAGATAGTCCACTGACGGAATGCGATCACAAGTTACGCCCTTAAATAGCTCCGGTACTCCTATACATCCTTGCTCTATCAGCTGACGAGCTCTCCTGTATCCAGGGTCAAACCTTCGTTGAAAACCAATCTGAAAGGGGATACCAGATGTTCTTATCTTGTCAGCTGCCTTCATAGCATCTGGGACATTATCAGCCAATGGTTTCTCACAAAATAGTGGCTTGCGGGCCTCAGTGACTAGGACTATGTGCTCATAATGAAAGGTGGAGGGCGAAGCTATAACTACCGCCTCCACTTCAGGATCATTTATCAGAGCACCAGGGTCATCAGTAAGAGGTATGGGATAACCCTCAGCCTCAAGCTTCTTCTTATGAGCAGGATCAACTGCAGCTCTAACCAACCTTGCCCCCCGGATAGCGTTCATAAGGTGATCAGCATGCAAGGCTCCTATCCTGCCCAGGCCGATGATGCCTACACCTATTGGAGGGCTAGTAGTAGAAGCGTTGCTTCTCTCTCGCAGATTCATACTCCTTTCTAGCTCTGATTACTGATTCCTCTGAAGATACCTCTGCCACGGGAACATCCCACCAGCTTTCAAAGGAGGACACTTTAGCATCAGGATCTACAGGCACATGTATAACCACTGTCCTATCTGCCTTAGAGGCGCGCTCCAAAGCAGATCTTAGATCTGCCGCGTTATCGGCAAATATACCTACTGCCCCGAGGCTTTCAGCATTTTTGGCGAAGTCTATCTGCATATATGGGCCTTCAAGCCTGTTAGTGTTTTTATCCCTGTATCTTAGCTCGTTACCAAACGAAGGTGATCCTGAGCTCATCTGTAGGCCCCGTATACACTGAAAGCCAGAATTATCCACCACGACTATTGTCAGTTTGTAACCTTCCTGCAGCGAGGTCACGATCTCCGTATGAAGCATAAGGTAGCTGCCATCCCCAACCATTACATAAACTTCTCTTGATGGGTCTGCCATCTTGACTCCTAAGCCGCCAGCTATCTCATAACCCATACAGGAGTACCCGTACTCAAGATGATAGCCCTTTGGGTCGCAAGCTCTCCAGAGCTTAAGCAAATCCCCTGGTAGTCCACCAGCAGCACATACCACTACATCTTGAGGTCTGCTGAACTCGTTGACTATCTTGATAACATTAGCTTCTGTAAGCCTCCCATTTACGGTACGAGATCTTTCTTCATCCACGGCAGCGTCCCAGATCTTCTTGAGGTTAGCCACCTCATGCCTGTAATCTTCTGAAGTACTGAATTCCCACCCAATCAAAGCCCCATACAAAGCCTCAAGCGTGTTACGGGCATCACCTACCAACGGCAAAGCCCCTAGCTTATGTGCGTCCATAGGGGCAACATTGATTCCTATGAACCGCACCTCTGGATTCTGAAAAGCAGTTTTGGAAGCGGTAGTAAAGTCCTGAAGCCTAGTGCCTACGCATACTACTAGGTCAGCATCGCGTGCAAGCCTATTAGCAGCTAACCCTCCGTTGGACCCTATAGGGCCCACATTCCACTCATGATTCCAAGGCAATATACCCTTGCCCGCTTGAGTCTCACTAAGAGGAATTCCAAAAGTACTTGTGAATTTATCGAGGACCCCAGAAGCCTCAGAATATACAGCCCCTCCTCCCGAAACTATCAACGGTCTCTTAGAGTCCCTTATCATCTGTGCAGCTGCAACTATCTGTGATTCCGGAGGCACGGTTCGTACAATTCTATGAACGCGCTTCTCAAAGAAATTCTCCGGATAATCATAAGCTTCCGTCTGTACATCTTCAGGAAGACAAATAGTAACTGCCCCAGTTTCTGCCTGATCCGTGAGAATCCTCATAGCTTCAGGCAAACTATCCAGTATCTGTTCTGGCCTCGTGATCCTATCCCAAAATCTCGATACCGGCCTGAAAGCATCGTTGACCGTAGTTTCCCTCATTAGAGGATGCTCAAGCTGCTGGAGAACAGGGTGAGGAAGTCTTGAGGCAAAGGTATCACCGGGAAGCAGCAGAACAGGTAGCCTATTGACTGTAGCCGTAGCAGCTCCAGTCACCATGTTAGTAGCACCAGGTCCAACCGAAGAGGTACAGGCAAACATCTCCAGCCTGTTCTTCATCTTGGCATAGGCAGCAGAAGTATGCACCATTGCCTGCTCATTTTGCGGCCTATAGTAAGGTAGCTCTTGCCCCATTTCCTCCAATGCTTGCCCCAGTCCCGTCACGTTGCCATGCCCAAATATCCCAAATATCCCACGAAACATTTTGTGCTCGATACCATCTCTCTCAGTGTATTGAGCACTTAGAAACCTAACTATCGCTTGTGCTGTAGTAAGTTTAAAGGTTGTCATCTCTTCATCCCCCATAAGGCTTCCATGAAGAGGCTACCCAGGCATGCGCTGGATCATCTTTGAATCTCCACTCCCTAATTGGTCCAGCCATAACGTTCAGATAATAGAGATCATACCCTGGGGCAGTCACGACAGGATGATACCCTCTCGGAACCATTACCAAGTCACCATCCTGTATGAGTAGAACTTCATCCAGATCTCTATCATCTGTATAAACTCTCTGATAGCCAAACCCCTGCTCTGGCCTGAAGCGGTGATAATAAGTCTCCTCTAGATAGGTCTCATTTGGAGGATCGTTCTTATCATGTTTATGTGGTGGATAGCTAGACCAATTTCCGCTAGGTGTTATAGCCTCGACCAGAAATATATGCTGAGCTGGACGATCTGCCTCATAGAGATGTCTGATGAGTCGTTGAGCATTGCCTTCACCTCTGATCTCTTCGGATATCTCTTCAGGAGTTACTAACCTTGGCGATGCACCCTTCTCGGCTTTTGAGCCACAACGTGCTATCTCACAGTCACTTACTGCCGATATAACAAACGGCATTCCAGGAGGAAGGTATACTACATAAGGCTTACCATCGAAGACATTACTGCGCTCACCTATATCTTCCCAAGTTGCTGATGGGGTCTCCACCGTCACTTTGCCACTCAATACAACCAAACCTACTTCCTCATTACGTGTACCATCCTCTATAGATTGCCCCTGATGGAGTCTCCACACCTTGAAGCTAACATATTGCCAACCTGCTTCTTCCTGGGTAACCTCGAGTACTGTACCATCAGCTGAAGGAGTAGTCGATGTCCTCTTGATCAACCTACCCTTTGCATTGACACTCATAGTCTTCCTCCTATAAATTCCAAACTCTCATAAAGTTTCTACTCTCACTGGTTTACCTGTTCTTAGGGATCGATCAGCAGCTAGGCCTAATACGGTAGCCTTCCTACCGTCTATTCCAGTCACAGCGGGTTCGGTATCTTCAATCACGCTCCGGATGAAAGAAAGTATTTCTGCTCGATAGGCAGAGGCAAACCTCTCTATGAACCAGTAAACGTGGTCTTCACATACCCCCGTACGGCTATAATGAGTTACAGGGGTTTCATGAGAATGTTCTATCCTTATAGCACCTTCCGAACCAAGCACTTCAGCACGCACATCGTATCCGTATACTGCCTGCCGACTGTTTTCTATAGTAGCGATTACCCCCCCTTGTAGCTTCATGACCACAACTGCATTATCTACATCTTGGTAACGCTCAACCATTGGGTCCACGAGAGCCGATCCGGATGCGTAGATCTCCTCAACTTCTAACCCAGATAAGAATCGAATGATATCGAAGTCATGTACCATAGTGTCCCTGAACAAACCACCACAGGTCTTCATGTAATTCTCATCAGGTAGTTGAGGATCTCTTGTCACGGATCTTAACATGTATAGCTTACCTATCTCGCCTTTCCGGATCATATCTCGAGCCTTCAGGAACCCGGAGTCGAAACGCCTCTGGAAACCTATCTGTAGCTTGACGCCATGCCTTTCAACCACTTCAAGAGCATTATCTATCTCTGGTAACTCCAGAGCTATGGGCTTCTCACAAAAAATATGCTTTCCAGCAGAGGCCGCAGCCTGAATAAGTGCTGCATGAGTGTTACCGGGTGTAGCGATCACTACAGCATCAATGTCAGGACGTTCGATGGCTTCTAATGGGTCATCACTCCAACGTTCAACCTCGAGTTCCTTAGCTAAAGATTCCGCTAGTGAGCCAGCTACATCGGCTATAAAAGCTAACCGTGCATTTGGCACACTGTAGGCAATAGTTCGGGCATGAAAACTGCCTATCCTACCAGCACCTAGTAAAGCCACCCTTAGCTTAGGCATCTCGACCCTCCAGTAGCCCCGTAGCAGCAGCAACTATGTGTTGCGGCGTAAGACCATATTTTTCCAGGAGTGCGTCGTTGGGCCCTGATTCCCCAAACACGTCTCTTAGGCCGACACGAACTATCCGGGTTGGCCTCTTCTCACCTAATACCTCGGCAACTGCGCCCCCCAGGCCGCCCAGTATCGAGTGTTCTTCAGCCGTAACAACTCGGTTTGTGGCTTCGGCAGTAGCAAGAATAGCCTCTGTATCCAACGGCTTGATAGTCGGCAGATGTAGCAGGTAAACAGATATACCTTGGGACTCAAGGATATATGCTGCTTCTAAGGCACGAGTAGTTTGAACACCTGTGGATATAATTGCCACGTCCCTGCCTTGACGAAGGACTATACCCTTTCCAAGCTCAAATTTATAAGTATCATCGAAAATCACCGGACCTGGATCTCTAGTGAGTCTAAAGTAGACCGGGCCTGGATGATAGGTAGCAGCATATATAGCCTGCCTGCACTCCACCTCATCTGCTGGAGCTATTACCGTCATGTTTGGCATGGCACGATATATTGCTATATCCTCCACAGACTGGTGCGTTTTGCCAGTAAAGCCAGTAAGTATACCGCTATAACCAGCACCAAGTTTTACTGGCAGTTTGGTCTGAGCTATCGTCATACGCACCTGATCTAAGTCCCTCTTTGTAAGGAAGACAGCAAAAGAGCTGAGCCATGGGATAAGCCCAACAGAAGCTAAGCCAGCTGCCGCACCAGCCATATTTTGTTCAGCGATGCCCATCTGAAAGAACCTATCGGGAAACCGCTCAGCGACCTTATCAGCCTTTGTAGAATTCGCCAGATCGCCATCCAGTACCACTACCTTTTGGTCATTGGCCATGATCTCACATAAGGTATCACCCCAAACATCCCGCATGGCTTTTCCAAAGCGTAAAGTTTCGATCTTCACTCAGCTACCTCCGCTTCGCCCAGCTCTCGCAATGCTTTGTTCAGGTCTTCTAATGTAAGTGGTTTAGAATGCCAAGGGTATTGCCCTTCCATGAAGGATACCCCCTTACCTTTCACCGTATGAGCAACAATAAATGTCGGCTCATCCTTATGAAGCTTGGCCAAATCACAAGCGTGCAATATCTGCTGAGGATCATGACCATCAATTTCGATGACATTCCATCCAAAAGCCCGAACCTTATCGCCAGGATTTAATATTGGAGGTTCTCTCCTAGTGCCACTATACCCAGAGGGTGAACTGGTCCAACCATACTGTGAAAGACCGTTGTAATCAACAATGGCGACCAAGTTATCCAGGTGGAACCTGGGTGCGGTCTGTATAGCTTCCCATATCTGGCCTTCTTGCATTTCCCCATCGCCAACAAGTACCCATACATGAAAGGACTTACCAAGAACCTTAGCACCAAGAGCCATACCTAACCCTACAGACAGCCCCTGTCCCAAGCTACCAGTGGACATGTCTACTCCCGGAGTGACAGTCATATCTGGATGCCCTTGTAACCTGGAGTTGATAGCATCAAAAGTTTGCAGTTCCTCCACGGGGAAATAACCACGCAGGGCTAAAGCTGCATAGTAGCCTATAGCTGAATGCCCCTTAGAAAGGATAAACCTATCACGATCTTCCCATTCAGGATTTGAGGGATCGACGTTCAGCACAGCAAAATATAAAGTAGCAAGTATATCTGCTGCCGATAGTGGCCCACCTATATGTCCAGCACCAGCATGATAAACACTTTTGAGTACCAGAGCTCTTATCTTGCGGGCTATCTCGCGCAGTTTGTCAGGATCCCGGGTAGGAGATGGAGGAATATCAATTGATATGGTGCTCACAAAACGTGTCTCCTTCACGCGAGGTTAGAAAATGTCATCTGATCCCATATCTTAACACACCTTGAATAATGTGTAACTGTGGATCAAACCAACCAGACCAAATAGCTGCGGGGCAATTTATCTAACAAGCTTAGAAGCAATCAGCGGGTAAACATTATCAGAATCAAATTTGTGAGATTATCTCATGTCGACTATTGACACGTTTCTGAAATCGATTTATAAATCTTGCAGAGGTCTCAAAAACGCGGGGAGGCCCCAAAAAGGCAGGAGGAGTGTGTAATGTCTAACAGAATAAGTAGGAGGAGATTTCTAAGGTTCTCGGCGGTAGCGGCTGGGAGCGCTATTCTAGTGGCCTGTGGAGGAGGCACTACCGGTACCACCCCCACAGCTCCCACGGGAGCCTCACCATCCCCATCAGCCGCCAGTCCATCCCCATCGGCTGCCAGTCCTTCACCCTCAGCAGCCAGTCCATCGCCATCAGCAGCCAGTCCATCTCCTGGGATGACCACGCCAGCGGCTGGTGCCACGGTCACACCCGCTACTGGTCAAGCTGAGGGGACGACTGGTCTACAGCTCATCAAGCCCCCTGCTGCGCCATCCACCTTGAAGGAGGCGCCGATGCTGGCTGAGATGGTCAAGGCAGGCAAGTTGCCACCTGTGCAGGAGAGGTTGCCCAAGAACCCCTACGTGGTCCCTCACCCCTGGCTCAAAGAGGGCAAGTACGGCGGAAACTTGCGGCACCTTTATTGGGATGAGTGGGGAATGTCCCATTTCATTCAGGAGTCGATGTACGGCAACTCGCCTTTGAGGTGGCACAAGGACGGGTTGGCGATCAGTGGAGGCTGGGTGGAGGCCTGGGAAGCCAACGAGGATCTTTCCACCTGGACCTTCCACATCAGGGAGGGCATCAAGTGGTCCGATGGAGAGCCATTCACCGTGGATGACGTCCTCTTCTGGTGGGAGGATATGTGTCTGAATGAGGAGGTTGCTGAGGGGCCGCCTGATGAGGCCAGGTCTGGCAAGGGGACTTTGG includes these proteins:
- a CDS encoding phosphatidate cytidylyltransferase, whose protein sequence is MPSGFLIRSISSILVVIVAAAVVYSPRPILILLLIALAFIGALELYRMVSPLYPGMSLGLLLLLTISLVISGALANMTGKLSWVLFACCASVLSPAAFSVLRLSPKEGMIPWLFTTGSSLYVGLPMAHIELIRGLESGREWLILAIISTWVTDTSAYIAGSMFGRRKLAPKISPGKTVEGAVASTVFTILLVTILVPLFRLPISLTWGPIVGLALAFACQMGDLAESFVKRAVGVKDSGNIIPGHGGLLDRIDGLLWVVLITYYIANLALT
- a CDS encoding isoprenyl transferase, producing MSNGIPNHIGIIMDGNGRWAVSHGLPRYEGHRAGVRNIRNVVEACVELGIKYLTVYAFSTENWSRPPEEVSMLLSILENVLKTETPELHKNGVQIRHLGSLDELPEHLQHEIRKALELTKYNDRLVLSVAYNYGGRAEIVHAVKRIILEGVPPDKIDEHLFSQYLYTAGLPDPDLIIRTAGEMRLSNFLIWQAAYAEYWSTPVFWPDFTKEHLKQAVEDYGRRQRKFGGLLEED
- the frr gene encoding ribosome recycling factor, translating into MIDDLLADAEKRMRHSIDVLKKDLANIRSGRATPGLVEHIEVEYYGVPTPLIQLASISVPEPRMIAITPWDPNSIGPIEKAIQKSELGLNPSNDGKIIRILVPPLTEERRRSLVKMVRQRVEEDRVAIRNIRRDVMNDIKQMQHEKMISEDEARRAQEKLQQLTDKYIKEADSLGEQKEQEILTV
- the pyrH gene encoding UMP kinase, which gives rise to MAKYNRVLLKLSGEALMGKMGYGIDPEVVRDIAGQIKRVASQGVQVAVVLGGGNIWRGLSAASHGMDRAVADYMGMLATVLNSLALQDALEKMDCETRVMTAIEMPQVAEPYIRRRAIRHMEKGRVVILAAGTGNPYFSTDTAAALRALELHAEVILFAKNNVDGVYSSDPNVYPDAVKYDEITFKEAIQLGLKVIDGPALALCQENSLPVLVFGIQEPDSIVRVISGDKLGTVVS
- the tsf gene encoding translation elongation factor Ts; translation: MTISKEAIIELRERTGAGIMDARRALEEAGGDIERAAEILREKGLSVVAKKAGREAKQGLIESYVHAGRLGALIELNCETDFVARTDDFKNLAREIAMQAAANGAGSVEELLSQAYNRDSSKTIQDLINDTIARVGENIVLRRVCRFALGEE
- the rpsB gene encoding 30S ribosomal protein S2 yields the protein MKALLEAGVHFGHQAKRWNPKMKPYIFTERNGIHIIDLAQTVRALNEAYDFVADTVANGGTVLFVGTKKQAQDAIAEEATRAGQFYVNQRWMGGMLTNFVTIKSRLRTMEELERRKLEGDFDRLPKKEALKLERELERLNKMLGGLRGMDSLPSIVYVVDPRKEYIAVSEANRLGIPVVAMVDTNCDPDVIDWVIPANDDAIRAVRLITSKIADAALEGRMRRESLAAEEGEEVFVEGPEVIEELQTVFEPEESAPTAAQGSSEANAESSDEESESESDLATV
- a CDS encoding sugar phosphate isomerase/epimerase family protein, with product MSLNVSVGTAPINWNNVDVPGYRPPTPYEQMLDEMAQAGYEGTEIGRDFPTDPNKLLDDLARRGLRPASQYCPTNLRVRGNHAADIELVTRTAKFLNSIGVDVVVVADSGSPERWAMAGHVPDDAEMGEDEWLSMAEGLHKIADACAQLGVRVAFHNHAGTYVETERELDELMSLTDPYKIGLCLDVGHLLYGGGDVLDVCKKYGDRIIYVHLKDVDMGVLDKCKQENLGFREALYMGIFTEFGKGGLDFRGFFNALDEHNYSGWIIVEQDTTKLSPLESARHNRQFLRENFGI
- the iolG gene encoding inositol 2-dehydrogenase; its protein translation is MNLRERSNASTTSPPIGVGIIGLGRIGALHADHLMNAIRGARLVRAAVDPAHKKKLEAEGYPIPLTDDPGALINDPEVEAVVIASPSTFHYEHIVLVTEARKPLFCEKPLADNVPDAMKAADKIRTSGIPFQIGFQRRFDPGYRRARQLIEQGCIGVPELFKGVTCDRIPSVDYLKTSGGLFWDLGVHDFDAARFLTGLEIESVYAHGAVLVDKQLEEIDDVDYGLVILRFSSGAMGVVHNAWRAPWGYEIRAEVYGSKGKVVTELDEKFPTRLYDQRGIVIDRHTLFTERFRDAYRDEIQAFVDAILAGKIPSPGVDDAVKALLVADAATRSRKSRDWVQIPL